Genomic segment of Cyanobacterium sp. T60_A2020_053:
CGTCTGTACTACCTAAAGGACTAAGATCAGTACCGCTAAAAGAATTTAACCAAAAGACACTATCATTACTGACTGTGCCAGTCCTCTGAGCAGTAAAACCCCGAACCCCCTATATTTGTAGGGGGGGAAATTAGCTAAACTTTTCATTAATTAAATACCCATTTATTCAATCCAATAATTAGCTATTATAAAGTATCAAAGATTAATTAGATCAAGAAATTTTGCAAGGATAATATAGACTCAAATTAATATAAAGTTATACTAAAATATAAAAACATTGAACAAAGAAAAGTGATGAAAACGAGCCATGAAAAAATTAAGAGATGTTTTATTGTCTGAATGTAGAGAAGAAATTATTAAAATTGCCGAGAAACATGGTGCTTATCATGTCAGAATTTTCGGCTCTGTAGCGAGAGGGGAAGAAAAAGAAAATAGTGATATTGATCTCCTAATTGATTAT
This window contains:
- a CDS encoding nucleotidyltransferase domain-containing protein, with amino-acid sequence MKKLRDVLLSECREEIIKIAEKHGAYHVRIFGSVARGEEKENSDIDLLIDYDLNRITPHKSIGMSNNLLKLYIFIQNQHYKNYILPRG